Within the Syntrophales bacterium genome, the region GCAATGCCTTCCGGTATATTCTTTCTTTCCTTTTTTTTTGTTGTCTTCCTTACTGCTGTCTTTGCCATTGTACTTTTCTCCACGTTGGTACAGTAATGGTTACTTCTTTTTGCCGACGGTCGTCCGTCTTGGTCCCTTTCTTGTCCGGGCATTTGTATGGGTTCTTTGACCTCGGACAGGGAGCCCCTTACGGTGCCTTAATCCGCGATAGGTACCAATATCTATCAAGCGTTTCACCGACATGGACACTTCTCTCCTTAAATCTCCCTCAATCTTATGTTCTTTATCGATAATATTCCTTATTGAGGTTATCTCTGAATCAGCGAGGTTGTCTGTCTTTGTATCAAAGCTGACACCTGCCTTCCTAAGTGTCTCTCTCGATTTGGTACACCCTATGCCATATATATAAGTTAAGGCAACTTCCATCCTTTTGTTCCTCGGTAGATCCACTCCCGCAATTCTCGCCACCTGATTACCTCCTGATTATACCGCTCTTATCCCTGACGTTGCTTATGCTTGGGATTCTCACAGATAACTCGCAACACTCCATGTCTTTTGATAATCTTGCATTTATCGCAAATTTTTTTCACGGAAGACCTTACTTTCAATATTCCCATCCTCCATCAGGAAACGGCAACAACTGCCCTCTGTCACCTGTTACCCCGATTCTATTTTGACCTGTATATAATCCTTCCCCGCGTCAGATCATAGGGGGACAGTTCAACAGTCACCTTATCACCGGGGAGTATTTTAATAAAATGCATCCGCATCTTTCCCGAAATATGGGCAAGGACACGATGTCCATTTTCCAGTTCAACACGAAACATAGCATTCGGTAAAGGTTCGATGACCCGACCTTCAACCTCTATAGGTTCTTCTTTTGCCATAAGACCTTCTTTTTCTTGATTTTAAATAACTTTAGGCACTTTAAACTTTAGCTCACTTTAGGCACTTAACTTGAACTACTGTATTTTGCTGAGGATATCCGGACCATTATCGGTGATCGCCACAGAATGCTCAAAGTGGGCTGAGAGTTTTACATCTTCTGTCACGACAGTCCAACCATTAGACAATATCCTGACTCTATGTGTGCCTTCGTTGACCATTGGTTCTATGGCCAGCACCATACCGGCCTTTAATTCAACGCCTCTCCCTCGCTCCCCGTAATTTGGTATCTGAGGTTCCTCATGGAGATTCTTCCCGATGCCGTGGCCTACAAAATCTCTGACAACAGAAAAACCAGCAGCCTCAACGCGCATCTGTACACCGGCAGATATATCACCCAGACGATTTCCGGCTTTTGCCTCCTTTATACCATCATATAAACCCTGCTCCGTGACCTCCATGAGCCTTGCCGCTTCGGGAGAGACGTTACCGACCGGAACAGTTACCGCGGCATCTCCATAGTACCCTTTATAATATATACCAAAATCGAGGCTTATAATATCACCCTCGACCAGAGCCTTAGTTGATGGGAGGCCGTGAACAACTTCAAAATTGACCGAGGTACACAGGGAAAATGGATAACCCCTGTACCCTTTAAACGCTGGCCTCGCCCCCTTCTTCCTGGCCAGTTCGGAGGCTATTCTGTCCAGCTCTACTGTGGTTATACCAGGTTTTACCTTTTCCTTTAATTCGTTCAATATCTCCGCCACAATGAGATTACTTGTTCTTATCTTCTCAATTTCCTCAGGAAGCCTCAAAATAACCATTTCCCAAATTTTTTTCTTAAGGTATCTGTCAGCGCCTTCTTGCGATACGTCCCTTCTTCATGAACCCCTCATATTGTCTTGTCAATAAATGAGTTTCTATTTGACCTGCCGTATCGAGGGCAACACCGACAACAATTAGCAGCGCCGTACCCCCGAAATAAAAGGGTGCATTAAAGTAACTGACCAGTATACTGGGCAGCACACAGACCGCCGAGACGTAAATTGCGCCACTAAAAGTCAGTTTAGTCAAAATATCGTCTATATACTCCGCCGTCTTTTTACCCGGCCTTATCCCCGGGACGTAACCCCCATACTTTTTAATATTATCAGCCACATCAGAAGGTTTGAAGGTAACTGCTGTATAGAAGTAACAGAAGAATATAATAAAGGCGACATAAAGTACCTCATACCCCCATTTTCCAGGGATCAGGATATCTGCCACCATCTTCATCCAGGGATGGGGAATGAAATTGGCAATCGTCGCGGGAAACATGATAATCGAGGAGGCAAATATGGGGGGGATAACCCCCGCCATATTTATCTTCAGGGGTAGATGCGTTGTCTGTCCACCATACATCTTTCTGCCCACAATCCGTTTTGCATATTGTATCGGTATTCTCCTTTGACCGCTCTCAACAAATACAATGACTCCTACAACAGCGACCATCATGATGAACAACAGGACAATGACGAAGATGCCCATTTCACCCGCAGACAAAAGGCGGAAGGTGTTGATGATTGCCACGGGGCCTCCGCATACAATTCCGGAAAAGATGATCAGGGAGATACCATTACCGATTCCCTTTTCTGTAATCCTCTCTCCAAGCCACATGATGAATGCCGTGCCGGCAGTCAGCGTGATCATAGTCATCAATCGAAAGTCCCAGCCGGGATTAATCACAATAGACGCACCGCTGGGACCGGCCATATTTTCCAGTCCAATGGCGATGCCAAAACCTTGAATGATGCTTAAAATTACCGTCCCGTATCGTGTGTACTGGGTTATCTTTCTTCTTCCCGCTTCACCCTCCTTAGAGAGCTTTTCTAAGTGGGGAACAGCGACAGTCATTAACTGGAGGATAATGGATGCACTGATATAGGGCATAATCCCGAGGGCAAAGACAGATAGATTGGAGAGGGCCCCTCCGGCAAACATATCAAAGAGTCCGAGAAGGGAACCCTTCGCCTGTTCAAAAAAGGCTGCTAATGCTGCCGTGTCGATTCCCGGCGTGGGGACATGCGCACCTATTCTGTAGACAAACAACAGAAGAAGCGTAAAGA harbors:
- the rpsM gene encoding 30S ribosomal protein S13, which codes for MARIAGVDLPRNKRMEVALTYIYGIGCTKSRETLRKAGVSFDTKTDNLADSEITSIRNIIDKEHKIEGDLRREVSMSVKRLIDIGTYRGLRHRKGLPVRGQRTHTNARTRKGPRRTTVGKKK
- the rpmJ gene encoding 50S ribosomal protein L36 — encoded protein: MKVRSSVKKICDKCKIIKRHGVLRVICENPKHKQRQG
- the infA gene encoding translation initiation factor IF-1; the protein is MAKEEPIEVEGRVIEPLPNAMFRVELENGHRVLAHISGKMRMHFIKILPGDKVTVELSPYDLTRGRIIYRSK
- the map gene encoding type I methionyl aminopeptidase gives rise to the protein MVILRLPEEIEKIRTSNLIVAEILNELKEKVKPGITTVELDRIASELARKKGARPAFKGYRGYPFSLCTSVNFEVVHGLPSTKALVEGDIISLDFGIYYKGYYGDAAVTVPVGNVSPEAARLMEVTEQGLYDGIKEAKAGNRLGDISAGVQMRVEAAGFSVVRDFVGHGIGKNLHEEPQIPNYGERGRGVELKAGMVLAIEPMVNEGTHRVRILSNGWTVVTEDVKLSAHFEHSVAITDNGPDILSKIQ
- the secY gene encoding preprotein translocase subunit SecY, whose translation is MLEGFKNISKIPELQKRILFTLLLLFVYRIGAHVPTPGIDTAALAAFFEQAKGSLLGLFDMFAGGALSNLSVFALGIMPYISASIILQLMTVAVPHLEKLSKEGEAGRRKITQYTRYGTVILSIIQGFGIAIGLENMAGPSGASIVINPGWDFRLMTMITLTAGTAFIMWLGERITEKGIGNGISLIIFSGIVCGGPVAIINTFRLLSAGEMGIFVIVLLFIMMVAVVGVIVFVESGQRRIPIQYAKRIVGRKMYGGQTTHLPLKINMAGVIPPIFASSIIMFPATIANFIPHPWMKMVADILIPGKWGYEVLYVAFIIFFCYFYTAVTFKPSDVADNIKKYGGYVPGIRPGKKTAEYIDDILTKLTFSGAIYVSAVCVLPSILVSYFNAPFYFGGTALLIVVGVALDTAGQIETHLLTRQYEGFMKKGRIARRR